The Plectropomus leopardus isolate mb chromosome 7, YSFRI_Pleo_2.0, whole genome shotgun sequence genome window below encodes:
- the fbxl4 gene encoding F-box/LRR-repeat protein 4, with product MLTLLSMFYYICLRRRSRSGTRGEALTSRRAVESGQRAVLPVSVEVEQFAKEVLDFSSHYGSENSMSYTMWNLAGVPNVYPSSGDFTQTAVFRAYGKWWEQCASAPPPFRRTPKGFHSQDYIELGFEEPVYPTAVEVLETYYPGAIVQILACSHNPFSQNPPTDVRWEVLWSGEPTKVLTPQARQFSPTIKHISFPTNLLRLEVNSSLLDYYTELDAVILRGVKERPMLALYKMPVIDINDLSDSEEELSDVGGPFRQGDSRHQRTGNGYFDKLPYELIQLILSHLTLPDLCRLAQSCKLLHQHCCDPLQYTQLSLQPYWSRLSDASLGHLQSRCTLLQRLNLSWTGNRGALTLTGFSSFLKACGLSLGCLELSCCHFLNEACLEVISQTCPGLQELNLSSCDRLHPQAFTHISKLTRLRRLVLYRTKIEQTAILSILTFCIELRHLNLGSCVRIEDYDVVASMLAARCRSLCSLDLWRCRNLTDRGLAELVSGCRMLEELDLGWCPTLQSSTRCFQHLARSLPHLRKLFLTANRTVCDSDVEELAASCPSLQHLDILGTRLVSAASLKKLLQSCPRLLLLDVSFCSQIDMRVVQELSGLFPNVAIKKSFTQ from the exons ATGTTAACCCTCTTGAGCATGTTTTACTATATCTGTCTGCGGCGACGCTCCAGGAGTGGGACTCGAGGCGAGGCTCTGACCAGTCGGCGGGCCGTGGAGTCCGGCCAGCGAGCTGTGTTGCCGGTGAGTGTGGAGGTGGAGCAGTTTGCCAAGGAGGTTCTGGACTTCAGCTCCCACTATGGCAGTGAGAATAGCATGTCCTACACCATGTGGAACCTGGCCGGGGTGCCTAACGTCTACCCCAGCTCAGGGGACTTCACTCAGACAGCGGTGTTCAGAGCTTATGGGAAATGGTGGGAACAGTGTGCCAGTGCTCCTCCACCTTTCCGCCGCACCCCTAAAGGATTCCACAGCCAGGATTATATTGAACTTGGCTTTGAGGAGCCTGTCTACCCTACAGCTGTGGAGGTGCTTGAGACTTATTACCCTGGAGCCATTGTCCAGATTCTGGCCTGCTCTCACAACCCCTTCTCCCAGAACCCACCGACTGATGTCAG GTGGGAGGTGTTGTGGTCAGGTGAGCCCACCAAGGTGCTGACACCCCAGGCACGTCAGTTTTCTCCTACCATCAAGCATATCAGCTTCCCTACCAACCTGCTGCGCCTGGAGGTCAACAGCTCTCTGCTGGACTACTACACTGAGCTGGACGCTGTCATCCTGCGAGGGGTAAAAGAGAGGCCCATGCTGGCCCTCTATAAGATGCCTGTCATTGACATTAATGACCTGAGTGACAGCGAGGAGGAGCTGTCTGATGTTGGAGGTCCATTCAGACAAGGAGACAGCAGGCACCAGAGGACAGGCAATGGCTACTTTGACAAACTGCCCTACGAG CTCATCCAGCTGATACTGAGCCACCTGACCCTGCCAGACCTCTGCCGTCTGGCCCAGAGCTGTAAGCTGCTGCACCAGCACTGCTGCGACCCACTGCAGTACACCCAGCTGAGTCTGCAGCCCTACTGGAGCCGGCTGAGTGACGCCTCCTTGGGACACCTGCAGAGCCGCTGCACCCTCCTCCAGAGGCTCAACCTGTCCTGGACCGGCAACCGCGGAGCTCTCACCCTGACCGGCTTCAGCAG CTTTCTGAAGGCCTGTGGTCTCAGCCTGGGCTGCCTGGAGCTGTCTTGCTGCCACTTCCTGAACGAGGCCTGTCTGGAGGTCATTTCTCAGACTTGTCCTGGGCTACAGGAACTCAACCTGTCCTCCTGCGACCGCCTCCACCCCCAGGccttcacacacatctccaaACTAACACGCCTCCGCCGGCTGGTGCTCTACCGGACCAAGATAGAG CAAACAGCTATTCTGAGCATCCTGACTTTCTGCATAGAGCTGAGACACCTCAACCTAGGAAGCTGTGTGAGG atTGAGGACTATGACGTTGTGGCCAGTATGCTGGCGGCTCGCTGTCGCTCACTCTGCTCGCTGGACCTGTGGCGCTGCAGAAACCTGACTGATCGAGGCCTGGCGGAGCTCGTCTCAGGCTGCAG GATGCTGGAGGAGTTGGACCTGGGCTGGTGTCCCACACTGCAAAGCAGCACCAGATGTTTCCAGCACCTCGCCCGCAGCCTGCCCCACTTGCGCAAACTCTTTCTTACGGCCAACCGCACTGTCTGTGACTCCGACGTAGAGGAGCTGGCTGCCAGCTGCCCCTCACTGCAGCACCTCGACATACTGG